One part of the Arabidopsis thaliana chromosome 4, partial sequence genome encodes these proteins:
- the FPS2 gene encoding farnesyl diphosphate synthase 2, with translation MLDYNVRGGKLNRGLSVVDSYKLLKQGQDLTEKETFLSCALGWCIEWLQAYFLVLDDIMDNSVTRRGQPCWFRKPKVGMIAINDGILLRNHIHRILKKHFREMPYYVDLVDLFNEVEFQTACGQMIDLITTFDGEKDLSKYSLQIHRRIVEYKTAYYSFYLPVACALLMAGENLENHTDVKTVLVDMGIYFQVQDDYLDCFADPETLGKIGTDIEDFKCSWLVVKALERCSEEQTKILYENYGKAEPSNVAKVKALYKELDLEGAFMEYEKESYEKLTKLIEAHQSKAIQAVLKSFLAKIYKRQK, from the exons ATGCTTGACTACAATGTACGCGGAG GGAAGCTAAATCGTGGTCTCTCTGTGGTTGATAGCTACAAGCTGTTGAAGCAAGGTCAAGACTTGACGGAGAAAGAGACTTTCCTCTCATGTGCTCTTGGTTGGTGCATTGAATGG CTTCAAGCTTATTTCCTTGTGCTTGATGACATCATGGACAACTCTGTCACACGCCGTGGCCAGCCTTGTTGGTTTAGAAAGCCAAAGGTTGGTATGATTGCCATTAACGATGGGATTCTACTTCGCAATCATATCCACAGGATTCTCAAAAAGCACTTCAGGGAAATGCCTTACTATGTTGACCTCGTTGATTTGTTTAACGAG GTAGAGTTTCAAACAGCTTGCGGCCAGATGATTGATTTGATCACCACCTTTGATGGAGAAAAAGATTTGTCTAAGTACTCCTTGCAAAT CCATCGGCGTATTGTTGAGTACAAAACAGCTTATTACTCATTTTATCTTCCT GTTGCTTGCGCATTGCTCATGGCGGgagaaaatttggaaaacCATACTGATGTGAAGACTGTTCTTGTTGACATGGGAATTTACTTTCAAGTACAG GATGATTATCTGGACTGTTTTGCTGATCCTGAGACACTTGGCAAG ATAGGGACAGACATAGAAGATTTCAAATGCTCCTGGTTGGTAGTTAAGGCATTGGAACGCTGCAGTGAAGAACAAACTAAGATACTATAC GAGAACTATGGTAAAGCCGAACCATCAAACGTTGCTAAGGTGAAAGCTCTCTACAAAGAGCTTGATCTCGAG GGAGCGTTCATGGAATATGAGAAGGAAAGCTATGAGAAGCTGACAAAGTTGATCGAAGCTCACCAGAGTAAAGCAATTCAAGCAGTGCTAAAATCTTTCTTGGCTAAGATCTACAAGAGGCAGAAGTAG
- the FPS2 gene encoding farnesyl diphosphate synthase 2 (farnesyl diphosphate synthase 2 (FPS2); CONTAINS InterPro DOMAIN/s: Terpenoid synthase (InterPro:IPR008949), Polyprenyl synthetase (InterPro:IPR000092); BEST Arabidopsis thaliana protein match is: farnesyl diphosphate synthase 1 (TAIR:AT5G47770.1); Has 5842 Blast hits to 5835 proteins in 1891 species: Archae - 198; Bacteria - 3613; Metazoa - 226; Fungi - 204; Plants - 214; Viruses - 0; Other Eukaryotes - 1387 (source: NCBI BLink).): MADLKSTFLDVYSVLKSDLLQDPSFEFTHESRQWLERMLDYNVRGGKLNRGLSVVDSYKLLKQGQDLTEKETFLSCALGWCIEWLQAYFLVLDDIMDNSVTRRGQPCWFRKPKVGMIAINDGILLRNHIHRILKKHFREMPYYVDLVDLFNEVEFQTACGQMIDLITTFDGEKDLSKYSLQIHRRIVEYKTAYYSFYLPVACALLMAGENLENHTDVKTVLVDMGIYFQVQDDYLDCFADPETLGKIGTDIEDFKCSWLVVKALERCSEEQTKILYENYGKAEPSNVAKVKALYKELDLEGAFMEYEKESYEKLTKLIEAHQSKAIQAVLKSFLAKIYKRQK; encoded by the exons ATGGCGGATCTGAAATCAACCTTCCTCGACGTTTACTCTGTTCTCAAGTCTGATCTGCTTCAAGATCCTTCCTTTGAATTCACCCACGAATCTCGTCAATGGCTTGAACGG ATGCTTGACTACAATGTACGCGGAG GGAAGCTAAATCGTGGTCTCTCTGTGGTTGATAGCTACAAGCTGTTGAAGCAAGGTCAAGACTTGACGGAGAAAGAGACTTTCCTCTCATGTGCTCTTGGTTGGTGCATTGAATGG CTTCAAGCTTATTTCCTTGTGCTTGATGACATCATGGACAACTCTGTCACACGCCGTGGCCAGCCTTGTTGGTTTAGAAAGCCAAAGGTTGGTATGATTGCCATTAACGATGGGATTCTACTTCGCAATCATATCCACAGGATTCTCAAAAAGCACTTCAGGGAAATGCCTTACTATGTTGACCTCGTTGATTTGTTTAACGAG GTAGAGTTTCAAACAGCTTGCGGCCAGATGATTGATTTGATCACCACCTTTGATGGAGAAAAAGATTTGTCTAAGTACTCCTTGCAAAT CCATCGGCGTATTGTTGAGTACAAAACAGCTTATTACTCATTTTATCTTCCT GTTGCTTGCGCATTGCTCATGGCGGgagaaaatttggaaaacCATACTGATGTGAAGACTGTTCTTGTTGACATGGGAATTTACTTTCAAGTACAG GATGATTATCTGGACTGTTTTGCTGATCCTGAGACACTTGGCAAG ATAGGGACAGACATAGAAGATTTCAAATGCTCCTGGTTGGTAGTTAAGGCATTGGAACGCTGCAGTGAAGAACAAACTAAGATACTATAC GAGAACTATGGTAAAGCCGAACCATCAAACGTTGCTAAGGTGAAAGCTCTCTACAAAGAGCTTGATCTCGAG GGAGCGTTCATGGAATATGAGAAGGAAAGCTATGAGAAGCTGACAAAGTTGATCGAAGCTCACCAGAGTAAAGCAATTCAAGCAGTGCTAAAATCTTTCTTGGCTAAGATCTACAAGAGGCAGAAGTAG
- the FPS2 gene encoding farnesyl diphosphate synthase 2 (farnesyl diphosphate synthase 2 (FPS2); CONTAINS InterPro DOMAIN/s: Terpenoid synthase (InterPro:IPR008949), Polyprenyl synthetase (InterPro:IPR000092); BEST Arabidopsis thaliana protein match is: farnesyl diphosphate synthase 1 (TAIR:AT5G47770.1); Has 35333 Blast hits to 34131 proteins in 2444 species: Archae - 798; Bacteria - 22429; Metazoa - 974; Fungi - 991; Plants - 531; Viruses - 0; Other Eukaryotes - 9610 (source: NCBI BLink).): MDNSVTRRGQPCWFRKPKVGMIAINDGILLRNHIHRILKKHFREMPYYVDLVDLFNEVEFQTACGQMIDLITTFDGEKDLSKYSLQIHRRIVEYKTAYYSFYLPVACALLMAGENLENHTDVKTVLVDMGIYFQVQDDYLDCFADPETLGKIGTDIEDFKCSWLVVKALERCSEEQTKILYENYGKAEPSNVAKVKALYKELDLEGAFMEYEKESYEKLTKLIEAHQSKAIQAVLKSFLAKIYKRQK, from the exons ATGGACAACTCTGTCACACGCCGTGGCCAGCCTTGTTGGTTTAGAAAGCCAAAGGTTGGTATGATTGCCATTAACGATGGGATTCTACTTCGCAATCATATCCACAGGATTCTCAAAAAGCACTTCAGGGAAATGCCTTACTATGTTGACCTCGTTGATTTGTTTAACGAG GTAGAGTTTCAAACAGCTTGCGGCCAGATGATTGATTTGATCACCACCTTTGATGGAGAAAAAGATTTGTCTAAGTACTCCTTGCAAAT CCATCGGCGTATTGTTGAGTACAAAACAGCTTATTACTCATTTTATCTTCCT GTTGCTTGCGCATTGCTCATGGCGGgagaaaatttggaaaacCATACTGATGTGAAGACTGTTCTTGTTGACATGGGAATTTACTTTCAAGTACAG GATGATTATCTGGACTGTTTTGCTGATCCTGAGACACTTGGCAAG ATAGGGACAGACATAGAAGATTTCAAATGCTCCTGGTTGGTAGTTAAGGCATTGGAACGCTGCAGTGAAGAACAAACTAAGATACTATAC GAGAACTATGGTAAAGCCGAACCATCAAACGTTGCTAAGGTGAAAGCTCTCTACAAAGAGCTTGATCTCGAG GGAGCGTTCATGGAATATGAGAAGGAAAGCTATGAGAAGCTGACAAAGTTGATCGAAGCTCACCAGAGTAAAGCAATTCAAGCAGTGCTAAAATCTTTCTTGGCTAAGATCTACAAGAGGCAGAAGTAG
- a CDS encoding F-box and associated interaction domains-containing protein (F-box and associated interaction domains-containing protein; CONTAINS InterPro DOMAIN/s: F-box domain, cyclin-like (InterPro:IPR001810), F-box domain, Skp2-like (InterPro:IPR022364), F-box associated domain, type 1 (InterPro:IPR006527), F-box associated interaction domain (InterPro:IPR017451); BEST Arabidopsis thaliana protein match is: F-box and associated interaction domains-containing protein (TAIR:AT3G13680.1); Has 1183 Blast hits to 1134 proteins in 36 species: Archae - 0; Bacteria - 0; Metazoa - 0; Fungi - 0; Plants - 1181; Viruses - 0; Other Eukaryotes - 2 (source: NCBI BLink).): MTTMSDLSPDLVGEILTRVPMTSLISVRCTCKMWNALSKEGIFFKAARKQFMGFTMMDSRVCSMKFDLQGIRNNEHDFVDPCIKQIAKLDQIEVSKVLQCDGLLLCVGKDNSRLLVWNPYLGQTRFIKPRKRFNKLEWYALGYDNNHNYKILMNYDTGHLFGYEIYDFSSDSWRVLDVSPDCHIPFHQQSVSLNGNTYFLAQEKIIVEGEEEEVVDEIEKFLLCFDFTTERFGPRLPLPFHSDVLETVAISCVRDDQLAVLYQRFETWEIWVTTKIDPTAVSWSMFLSVDMEPPTGCQFDDEAGSFFIDEENKVAVFFNSDLFNPRVENRNRRYPTAYIIGQDGYFKSATLREAPDLVKPDPYVYCCPLVWSSYAPSLVQL; this comes from the coding sequence ATGACGACAATGTCTGATCTTTCACCAGATTTGGTAGGGGAGATTCTCACTAGGGTTCCGATGACATCTTTGATTTCAGTACGGTGTACTTGCAAAATGTGGAACGCTTTATCCAAAGAAGGTATTTTCTTTAAAGCAGCAAGGAAGCAGTTTATGGGATTCACGATGATGGATTCTAGGGTTTGTTCAATGAAGTTTGATCTCCAAGGAATCCGAAACAACGAACATGACTTTGTTGATCCATGTATAAAGCAAATTGCTAAACTTGATCAAATCGAGGTATCTAAAGTCCTTCAATGCGATGGTTTGTTGTTATGCGTCGGTAAGGACAACTCGAGGCTTCTAGTGTGGAATCCTTATTTAGGGCAAACAAGGTTtatcaaaccaagaaaaaggTTTAACAAACTCGAATGGTACGCTCTCGGATATGACAATAACCACAACTACAAAATCTTGATGAACTATGATACAGGGCACCTTTTTGGTTACGAAATCTACGACTTTAGCTCTGATTCATGGAGGGTTCTTGATGTCAGTCCCGACTGCCATATACCGTTTCATCAACAGAGCGTGTCTTTGAATGGAAACACTTATTTTCTTGCTCAAGAGAAGATAATtgtggaaggagaagaagaagaagtagtagATGAGATTGAAAAgtttttactctgttttgattttactaCAGAGAGGTTTGGACCGCGTCTTCCTCTGCCATTTCACTCTGATGTTTTGGAAACTGTGGCTATATCTTGTGTTAGAGATGATCAGCTTGCGGTGTTATATCAGCGGTTTGAAACATGGGAGATTTGGGTAACCACTAAGATCGATCCCACTGCGGTGTCCTGGAGCATGTTTTTGTCAGTGGATATGGAACCACCCACTGGTTGTCAGTTCGATGATGAAGCTGGGAGCTTCTTTATTGACGAAGAGAACAAAGTCGCtgtattttttaattcagACTTGTTTAACCCAAGAGTAGAAAACCGAAACCGCCGCTACCCGACAGCTTACATCATTGGACAAGACGGATACTTCAAATCCGCGACTCTCCGGGAAGCTCCCGATCTCGTAAAACCTGACCCCTACGTGTATTGTTGCCCACTTGTGTGGTCTTCTTATGCTCCAAGCTTAGTGCAACTCTAA
- a CDS encoding weak chloroplast movement under blue light protein (DUF827) (Plant protein of unknown function (DUF827); FUNCTIONS IN: molecular_function unknown; INVOLVED IN: biological_process unknown; LOCATED IN: chloroplast; CONTAINS InterPro DOMAIN/s: Protein of unknown function DUF827, plant (InterPro:IPR008545); BEST Arabidopsis thaliana protein match is: Plant protein of unknown function (DUF827) (TAIR:AT1G12150.1); Has 102236 Blast hits to 56929 proteins in 2947 species: Archae - 1648; Bacteria - 15131; Metazoa - 47764; Fungi - 8786; Plants - 5689; Viruses - 408; Other Eukaryotes - 22810 (source: NCBI BLink).) produces MAKIRTDAPVMPPETPPRSSEVGEIDTRAPFQSVRDALSLFRQVSFSKKQPPRLSSSSSSQSQDTTTDVSDKEMQLLLAEQEMDRVKICLDGSVAAKAQALSDLDSAQRKAADLRVKLESIKHSRKCAISTKHTMNQRLEQLQSENQETESTREDYILITAELFMAKYELAELKQQFNLSVEERLAELQRAEEAECASMVNSNKIKDMSHDIAEMRDAAERLNSDAARKKEEEEQIKEESIALRETYVCKKLEAKQRLEDLKRDCDPELKKDIEELMEISTENERLQEEIKLSGELKEAKSAMQEIYDEESSYKSLVGSLTVELDGVQRENRELKGKEKERQEAEEGEWVEASRKVDEIMREAEKTRKEAEEMRMNVDELRREAAAKHMVMGEAVKQLEIVGRAVEKAKTAEKRAVEDMKVLTEKKESLTHDEPDKKIRISLKEYEELRGKHEESERMVQFKAKTVAAQLEEINESRIEGERKLEEKIKEMEELKAAIDGALRKAEIAEEAHSIVDAELRKWKPQDL; encoded by the exons ATGGCGAAGATCAGAACGGATGCTCCGGTGATGCCTCCGGAGACTCCTCCTCGGAGCAGTGAGGTGGGAGAGATTGACACCCGCGCTCCCTTCCAATCCGTTAGAGACGCCCTTAGTTTATTCCGTCAAGTTAGCTTTTCCAAGAAGCAACCACCTcgtctctcctcctcctcctcttctcaGTCTCAG GACACAACAACGGATGTGTCGGATAAGGAGATGCAACTTCTGTTAGCCGAACAAGAAATGGATAGAGTCAAGATATGTCTTGATGGCTCTGTCGCAGCTAAAGCACAAGCTCTCTCTGATCTCGACTCTGCTCAACGAAAGGCTGCTGATTTAAGGGTTAAACTAGAATCCATCAAACATTCAAGGAAATGTGCTATCTCTACCAAACACACCATGAATCAACGGTTAGAACAACTTCAATCTGAAAaccaagaaacagagagcaCAAGAGAGGATTACATTTTGATTACCGCGGAGCTGTTCATGGCGAAATACGAGCTCGCGGAATTAAAACAACAGTTTAACCTCTCCGTGGAAGAGAGACTAGCTGAACTTCAGAGGGCAGAGGAAGCAGAGTGTGCGTCTATGGTTAACTCCAACAAGATCAAAGACATGTCGCATGACATAGCGGAAATGCGTGATGCTGCTGAGCGACTTAATTCTGATGCTGCAAggaaaaaagaggaagaggaacaGATAAAGGAAGAGAGTATTGCCTTGAGAGAAACTTACGTGTGTAAGAAGCTAGAAGCTAAGCAAAGGCTGGAGGATCTCAAGCGAGATTGTGACCCTGAGCTAAAGAAAGATATTGAGGAGTTAATGGAGATATCTACCGAAAACGAGAGGTTACAGGAGGAGATTAAACTTTCTGGCGAGCTCAAAGAGGCAAAGAGTGCGATGCAAGAAATTTATGATGAAGAAAGTTCATACAAAAGCTTGGTGGGTTCACTCACTGTGGAATTAGATGGAGTGcagagagaaaacagagaattgaagggaaaggagaaggagagacaagaagctgaagaaggagaatgggTAGAAGCGAGTCGTAAAGTTGATGAAATCATGCGTGAAgcagagaaaacaagaaaagaagcgGAAGAGATGAGGATGAACGTGGATGAACTCAGGAGAGAAGCAGCAGCAAAACATATGGTAATGGGTGAAGCAGTGAAACAGCTCGAGATAGTTGGAAGAGCGGTGGAGAAAGCGAAAACCGCAGAGAAAAGAGCTGTGGAAGACATGAAAGTCCTTactgagaagaaagagagtcTAACACATGATGAGCCTGACAAGAAGATTAGAATATCACTGAAAGAGTACGAAGAATTGAGAGGAAAGCATGAAGAGTCAGAGAGAATGGTACAGTTTAAAGCGAAAACGGTTGCGGCTCAGCTGGAAGAGATCAATGAGAGCAGAATAGAAGGGGAAAGAAAGTTGGAGGAGAAGATTAAAGAGATGGAGGAGTTAAAAGCTGCGATTGATGGCGCGTTGCGAAAAGCAGAGATTGCAGAGGAAGCACACAGTATTGTTGATGCTGAACTAAGAAAATGGAAACCACAAGACTTGTAG
- a CDS encoding Pollen Ole e 1 allergen and extensin family protein (Pollen Ole e 1 allergen and extensin family protein; CONTAINS InterPro DOMAIN/s: Pollen Ole e 1 allergen/extensin (InterPro:IPR006041); BEST Arabidopsis thaliana protein match is: Pollen Ole e 1 allergen and extensin family protein (TAIR:AT5G47635.1); Has 30201 Blast hits to 17322 proteins in 780 species: Archae - 12; Bacteria - 1396; Metazoa - 17338; Fungi - 3422; Plants - 5037; Viruses - 0; Other Eukaryotes - 2996 (source: NCBI BLink).) — protein MRFLLMSMTLVLIVTFGEAFSDRWSRDEMVEMAGYGEQKLSSVLLTASLLSSSSSPIHGATIGFKCHTGHRRRSKWIKAVTNELGQFVIDLPSHLHAIPDLDKACIIKTLSVPKPYRCSSKIHRGIQLLSSSNGSRVYTAGNITLQESTM, from the exons ATGAGGTTCTTGTTGATGAGCATGACGTTGGTATTAATTGTGACGTTTGGGGAAGCATTTAGTGATAGATGGAGCAGAGATGAGATGGTGGAGATGGCTGGCTACGGCGAACAAAAACTCTCCTCTGTTCTTCTCACcgcctctcttctctcttcctcctcctcccctATTCATG GAGCTACTATTGGCTTCAAGTGCCATACTGGACATAGGAGGAGATCTAAATGGATCAAAGCTGTGACAAATGAGTTGGGGCAATTCGTCATCGATCTTCCTTCTCACCTCCACGCGATTCCTGACTTAGACAAGGCTTGTATCATTAAAACACTCTCTGTCCCTAAACCGTATCGATGCTCTTCCAAGATTCACAGAGGTATTCAACTCCTCTCCTCTTCCAACGGCTCTCGTGTCTATACAGCTGGAAATATCACCTTACAAGAGAGCACCATGTAA
- the MAP70-5 gene encoding microtubule-associated proteins 70-5 (microtubule-associated proteins 70-5 (MAP70-5); CONTAINS InterPro DOMAIN/s: Myosin II heavy chain-like (InterPro:IPR009768); BEST Arabidopsis thaliana protein match is: microtubule-associated proteins 70-2 (TAIR:AT1G24764.1); Has 55887 Blast hits to 31940 proteins in 2062 species: Archae - 816; Bacteria - 7000; Metazoa - 28657; Fungi - 4455; Plants - 2969; Viruses - 117; Other Eukaryotes - 11873 (source: NCBI BLink).): protein MTAAENPFVSDTSSLQSQLKEKEKELLAAKAEVEALRTNEELKDRVFKELRENVRKLEEKLGATENQVDQKELERKKLEEEKEDALAAQDAAEEALRRVYTHQQDDDSLPLESIIAPLESQIKIHKHEISALQEDKKALERLTKSKESALLEAERILRSALERALIVEEVQNHNFELRRQIEICQDENKFLEKINRQKVLEIEKLSQSIVELEEAILAGGTAANAVRDYRRQISQLNDEKRTLERELARVKVSASRVALAVANEWKDENDRVMPVKQWLEERRILHGEMQKLKDKLAVSERTAKAESQLKERLKLRLKTIEDGLKGPNTFFVSPTTKTEKSGKILGFLTSGGGSKKRSSSQLRGSVTGRIHAMNQPIDRVGESDEMENSKITANGLTDQHEEDSERKTEEDGNVYSEDMVSGFLYDRLQKEVIALRKLCESKEGTINAKNEEIKMLLKKVDALTKAIEVETKKAKREAAAREKENALAMLNEESKLCRKAKLPRSRIPNPRCQ, encoded by the exons ATGACTGCAGCAGAAAACCCTTTTGTATCTGACACCTCTTCTCTGCAAAGCCAGCTTAAAg aaaaagagaaagagctTTTGGCTGCTAAAGCTGAAGTTGAGGCTTTGAGAACAAATGAAGAGCTCAAAGACAGAGTCTTTAAGGAG CTTAGAGAAAACGTGAGGAAGTTGGAGGAGAAACTTGGAGCCACCGAGAATCAAGTTGACCAAAAG GAgttggagaggaagaagctagaagaagagaaggaagatgcATTGGCGGCACAGGACGCTGCAGAAGAAGCACTAAGGAGGGTTTACACTCACCAACAGGACGATGACTCTCTACCCCTAGAATCCATCATAGCTCCTCTTGAATCTCAGATCAAGATTCACAAGCATGAG ATTTCTGCACTTCAAGAGGACAAGAAAGCGTTGGAACGtctaacaaaatcaaaagaatcgGCGCTTCTTGAAGCAGAGAGAATCTTGAGAAGTGCCCTTGAACGTGCTTTGATTGTTGAAGAGGTCCAGAACCATAACTTTGAACTTCGACGACAGATTGAGATATGCCAGGATGAGAACAAGTTTCTTGAGAAAATTAACCGCCAGAAAGTGTTGGAGATTGAGAAGCTCTCCCAAAGCATTGTAGAACTGGAGGAAGCGATCTTGGCAGGAGGAACAGCCGCCAATGCAGTTCGAGACTATCGCCGCCAAATCTCCCAGCTCAAT GATGAGAAGAGAACCTTAGAGAGAGAGCTAGCCAGAGTCAAAGTGTCAGCAAGTAGAGTGGCACTTGCAGTTGCTAACGAGTGGAAAGATGAGAACGATAGAGTCATGCCTGTAAAGCAATGGCTTGAAGAGAGAAGGATTCTCCAT GGAGAAATGCAGAAATTGAAAGATAAACTCGCTGTTTCCGAGAGAACCGCTAAGGCTGAGTCCCAGCTAAAG GAGAGGTTAAAGCTTAGGCTGAAAACCATAGAAGATGGCTTGAAGGGCCCAAACACGTTTTTCGTCTCTCCAACTACAAAGACTGAAAAATCTGGCAAGATTTTAGGATTCTTGACCAGTGGTGGTGGCTCAAAGAAAAGGTCTAGTTCTCAGCTAAGAGGCTCAGTTACAGGCAGAATCCATGCTATGAATCAGCCAATTGACAGAGTTGGGGAAAGTGATGAAATGGAGAATTCAAAGATTACTGCAAACGGATTGACTGATCAACATGAAGAAGATAGCGAaaggaaaacagaggaagatggAAATGTTTATTCTGAAGATATGGTTTCAGGGTTTTTATATGACAGGCTTCAGAAGGAAGTGATTGCTTTAAGGAAGCTATGTGAGAGTAAAGAGGGTACTATAAATgccaaaaatgaagaaatcaag atgttgttgaagaaggtgGATGCTCTAACGAAAGCCATTGAAGTTGAGACAAAGAAGGCAAAGAGGGAAGCCGCAGcgagagaaaaggaaaacgCATTGGCAATGTTGAATGAAGAGTCAAAACTATGTAGAAAGGCAAAACTACCGAGAAG CCGCATACCCAATCCACGTTGCcagtag